From one Danio rerio strain Tuebingen ecotype United States chromosome 19, GRCz12tu, whole genome shotgun sequence genomic stretch:
- the lratd2a gene encoding protein LRATD2a (The RefSeq protein has 1 substitution compared to this genomic sequence): MGNQVDKLSHLSYAEVPTTDPNGLDTEEDGPRIGVSYIFATDDDELDDGHHQHVDASQQTEEEKHYSELDCAVYHRDECVYEKSGSTAELETFSPENLLNKCKPGDLLEFVSAGQFPHWAVYVGDFQVVHLHRAEVKNSFLTDASQGRRGRVVNELYKFKALCPDMVVQNAMEQVGAKDRELSWRNSECFAAWCKFGKREFKMGGEIRIGKQPYRLKLCLPEKRFHVLEFQSLEDLIMEKRRNDQIGKTAVIQELAHHLSNSGSETTVH, translated from the coding sequence ATGGGCAACCAGGTTGACAAACTGTCACACCTAAGTTACGCTGAAGTTCCTACGACCGACCCAAACGGACTGGACACGGAAGAAGACGGCCCGCGGATCGGCGTCTCATACATTTTCGCCACCGACGACGACGAGCTGGACGACGGTCACCATCAACATGTCGATGCATCGCAGCAGACGGAAGAAGAAAAGCACTATAGCGAGCTGGACTGCGCGGTTTACCACAGAGACGAATGCGTTTACGAGAAGAGCGGCAGCACTGCGGAACTGGAGACGTTCAGTCCGGAGAATTTACTGAACAAATGCAAGCCCGGCGACTTGCTGGAGTTCGTGTCCGCCGGGCAGTTCCCGCACTGGGCTGTGTATGTCGGGGACTTCCAGGTGGTGCACCTGCATCGGGCGGAGGTCAAGAACAGTTTTCTGACCGATGCTAGCCAGGGCAGGAGGGGCAGGGTCGTGAACGAACTGTACAAATTCAAAGCCCTCTGTCCCGACATGGTTGTGCAGAACGCGATGGAGCAGGTGGGCGCAAAGGACCGAGAGTTAAGTTGGAGAAATTCGGAGTGTTTCGCCGCTTGGTGCAAATTCGGGAAACGGGAGTTCAAGATGGGAGGGGAGATACGGATAGGAAAGCAGCCGTACAGATTAAAACTGTGCTTGCCCGACAAACGCTTTCATGTACTGGAGTTTCAGAGTTTGGAGGATTTGATCATGGAAAAGAGGAGAAACGATCAGATCGGCAAAACAGCCGTTATACAGGAGTTGGCGCATCATTTGAGCAATAGCGGAAGTGAGACGACCGTTCATTGA